A genome region from Neoarius graeffei isolate fNeoGra1 chromosome 21, fNeoGra1.pri, whole genome shotgun sequence includes the following:
- the LOC132870099 gene encoding uncharacterized protein LOC132870099 — translation MKTMMSAALSFILFLSSLSYSWGSNQHNVYEDVYEELWDMNMDIANKTLHVDFLQQMQNNSLQAERYVNFTLQDINYVLKVTNMLKMMSERVKNPEDIRDFIKGRYTSYRNFLGMLLNQYFFKNAPSIKPTPAMKMYLANYTKVMKKDPIYFAVALLPCSRLWVWLANELDIPETNIYYKWKVNNMSSNPEKHYKALLNKYLKTSAKIKTATALFRMQMQNEHDFFATS, via the exons ATGAAAACAATGATGTCTGCTGCACTTTCATTCATACTTTTTCTCTCTTCTTTGAG CTACAGTTGGGGATCCAACCAACACAATGTCTATGAGGATGTCTATGAGGAGCTCTGGGATATGAACATGGACATCGCAAACAAGACTCTCCATGTCGACTTCCTGCAGCAAATGCAAAACAACAGCCTGCAAGCTGAGCGCTATGTCAACTTCACCTTGCAGGACATCAATTACGTGCTCAAGGTTACCAATATGCTGAAAATGATGAGCGAGAGGGTCAAAAACCCAGAAGACATCAGAGACTTCATTAAAGGAAGATACACAAGTTACAGGAACTTTTTGGGCATGTTACTTAACCAGTATTTCTTTAAG AATGCACCTTCCATCAAACCAACACCAGCCATGAAGATGTATCTGGCAAATTACACAAAGGTGATGAAGAAAGACCCTATCTACTTCGCTGTGGCTCTCCTGCCCTGCTCCAGGCTCTGGGTGTGGCTGGCTAACGAACTGGACATACCTGAAACCAATATCTACTACAAATGGAAAGTAAACAATATGTCTAGCAACCCAGAAAAGCATTACAAAGCTCTACTGAACAAATATCTAAAgacaagtgcaaaaataaaaactgCCACTGCCCTGTTCCGCATGCAAATGCAGAACGAGCATGACTTCTTTGCCACTTCTTGA